One genomic region from Salipiger sp. CCB-MM3 encodes:
- a CDS encoding LysR family transcriptional regulator, with the protein MQQIDLNTLAQFVAVARHLNFRRAAAELAISPSTLSERIRELEARLGVRLLNRTTRSTSLTEEGERLLERTRDAIAVLDEAAASVTSAGNREVLTGRIRINGPAPALELRLMPLVSSFLEKHPGVRVEVVSEGDLVDVIGRGFDAGLRYDESLAQDMIAVRLGPDQRMIVAGAPDYLKRHGVPQHPDDLERHSCITHVFGGGNTLPWSFEKDGKAFERFPKGRLAVNSTIAALIPARAGHGLIYGFDDYLQPDLQAGTLVQVLDEWTPPFPGPSLYFTERRLMPPALRAFVDHVKTAAR; encoded by the coding sequence ATGCAGCAGATAGACCTCAACACACTCGCGCAATTCGTGGCGGTCGCGCGGCATCTCAACTTCCGTCGCGCCGCAGCGGAACTGGCGATCTCTCCCTCGACGCTGAGCGAGCGCATTCGCGAGCTTGAGGCGCGGCTCGGCGTGCGGCTGCTCAACCGGACCACGCGCAGCACCTCGCTGACCGAGGAGGGCGAGCGGCTTCTGGAGCGCACCCGCGACGCGATCGCCGTGCTCGATGAAGCGGCGGCCTCGGTCACATCGGCCGGAAACCGCGAGGTTCTGACCGGGCGCATCCGCATCAACGGTCCCGCCCCGGCGCTTGAACTGCGGCTGATGCCACTGGTGAGCTCGTTTCTCGAGAAGCATCCCGGCGTGCGCGTCGAAGTGGTGAGCGAGGGCGATCTGGTCGATGTGATCGGGCGCGGCTTCGACGCAGGGCTGCGCTACGACGAGAGCTTGGCGCAGGATATGATCGCCGTGCGTCTGGGGCCGGATCAGCGCATGATCGTCGCCGGAGCACCGGACTACCTGAAGCGCCACGGCGTGCCGCAGCATCCCGACGATCTGGAGCGTCACAGCTGCATCACCCACGTCTTCGGCGGCGGCAACACGCTGCCTTGGTCGTTCGAGAAAGACGGCAAAGCCTTCGAGCGGTTTCCCAAGGGTCGGCTTGCGGTGAATTCCACCATTGCGGCCCTGATCCCGGCCCGCGCCGGACATGGGCTGATCTATGGCTTCGACGACTATCTTCAGCCGGATCTGCAGGCCGGAACGCTGGTGCAGGTTCTGGATGAGTGGACCCCGCCCTTCCCCGGCCCTTCGCTCTATTTCACCGAGCGGCGCCTGATGCCGCCCGCGCTGCGTGCCTTTGTCGACCACGTGAAGACTGCCGCGCGCTAG